The sequence TGAAACACGGCCCCATCGCCCTTATCGATCGCTTCATGCCGGTGGTGTTCATCGCCATGAAGGACTCAACGTACGACAAGGTGGTCTCCAACATCGAGGAGGTGGCCGCCCGCGACGGCTCGGTCATTGCCATCACCGACGAAGGCAATGGCGAGCTCGACGACTTGTGCGAGTACGTGCTGCGCATTCCAAAGACCGAGGAGTTCCTCACACCGCTCCTCACGGCCATTCCGCTGCAGCTCCTCTCGTACCACATCGCCGTGATGCGCGGCTGCCACGTCGACCAACCCCGCAACCTCGCCAAAAGTGTCACCGTCGAATAGTCCCGGATGCCGCACCTGAAGCACTCGTTTTGGGCGCTCGCGCTGCTCCTGTTGCCCCTGACGGCCTGCGGGCAGCCCGCGCCCGATTCCGGCGGCCCGCTCCTCCCCGAGCAGGCCGCGTACGACGTGACGTTTTACGACCTTGCCGTCGCTGTAGAGCCTGCGCAGCAAACCATAGCCGGCACGCTGCGCGTAACGGCTGCCATTCAGCGCCCGCTGGCGTCGTTTGTTCTGAACCTTGACCAGCGCCTGACGGTGCGCAAGGCGTGGCAGGAGCGGCCAAGCGAACCGCTGGCCTATGAGCGCCGCGGGCCCGCCAACAATCAGCTGTGGATCACGCTGCCGCGTGTGACGCGTCCGGGCGATACCGTGCAGGTGGCCGTTGCCTACGGCGGCGCACCCCGCGTAGCCCCCAACCCGCCCTGGAATGGCGGCTTCACCTGGCAGCAAACCGCCGATGGCGCGCCGTGGGTGGCCACCGCCAACCAATCGGCGGGGGGCGATCTCTGGTGGCCTGTGAAAGACCATCCGTCGGATGAGCCCGACTCGATGCGCATCGCCGTGACCGTACCCGCGCCGCTGGTGGCAGCAAGCAACGGGGTCTTGCAGCGCGTAACGACCAAGCGCGGGCGCCGCACGTTCCACTGGCGCGTGACCACGCCCATCAACACCTACGGCGTTGCACTCAACATCGCCCCGTACGCCCGCATCGACACGACCTACCGGAGCGTTACTGGGCGCTCGCTACCGGTTTCGTTTTATGTGCTCCCCGCCCGACGCGCGGCCGCGCAGCGTCGCCTGCCGTCGTTCCTGGACCACGTCCGGTTCCTGGAAGAGACCCTGGGGCCGTATCCCTTTCGCACCGACAAGTACGGAATTGCGCATACGCCCTTTTTGGGCATGGAGCACCAGACCATCATTGCGTACGGCAGCGATTTTGAAGACGGCGGCCTGGGCTACGACACCTCCTTCGATGCGCTGCACTTCCACGAGCTGGCCCACGAGTGGTTTGGCAACCTTGTAACCGTTGCCGACTGGAAGGACATGTGGCTGCACGAAGGCTTTGCGACGTACCTGGAGGCCCTGTACGCCGAGCGCCTGAACGGAGCCGCGGGCTATCAGCGCGCCATCCGGCACTTTCGCAGCAACGTGCAAAACGACGCGCCCATCGCTCGGCTGCAGCCCACCAGCGCGCAGGACATCTACTCGTCCGATTTGTACTACAAGGGCGCGATGATCCTCCACACGCTGCGCTACGTCGTGGGCGCCGATACGTTGCGGCGCATCCTTCGGCGCTTTGCCTACCCCACGGCAACCGCGCGCACCGCCACCGGCGGCCAGCAATGCCGTCACGTCACAACCGCCGACTTCGTTCAGATTGCCGAGGAGGTGTCCGGAAGGCAACTCGACGGCTTTTTTATGGCGTACCTCTACGAAGCAGAGCTACCAGAACTGGACGTGGAACGCTCCGGACGAACGCTTCGGCTACGCTGGCAAACACCAGACGACGTGCCGTTTCACGTGCCCGTACCTGTCGCGGTCAACGGGACGGTGCGCCGCGTGGCAATGCCCGACGGCCGCGCTTCCCTCACGCTGCCCGCGCCAACAACCAACGTCCGCATTGACCCAAACGGCGCCCTGCTGTAC comes from Salisaeta longa DSM 21114 and encodes:
- a CDS encoding M1 family metallopeptidase — translated: MPHLKHSFWALALLLLPLTACGQPAPDSGGPLLPEQAAYDVTFYDLAVAVEPAQQTIAGTLRVTAAIQRPLASFVLNLDQRLTVRKAWQERPSEPLAYERRGPANNQLWITLPRVTRPGDTVQVAVAYGGAPRVAPNPPWNGGFTWQQTADGAPWVATANQSAGGDLWWPVKDHPSDEPDSMRIAVTVPAPLVAASNGVLQRVTTKRGRRTFHWRVTTPINTYGVALNIAPYARIDTTYRSVTGRSLPVSFYVLPARRAAAQRRLPSFLDHVRFLEETLGPYPFRTDKYGIAHTPFLGMEHQTIIAYGSDFEDGGLGYDTSFDALHFHELAHEWFGNLVTVADWKDMWLHEGFATYLEALYAERLNGAAGYQRAIRHFRSNVQNDAPIARLQPTSAQDIYSSDLYYKGAMILHTLRYVVGADTLRRILRRFAYPTATARTATGGQQCRHVTTADFVQIAEEVSGRQLDGFFMAYLYEAELPELDVERSGRTLRLRWQTPDDVPFHVPVPVAVNGTVRRVAMPDGRASLTLPAPTTNVRIDPNGALLYHSAE